In the genome of Bacillus sp. S3, one region contains:
- the guaB gene encoding IMP dehydrogenase: MWESKFSKEGLTFDDVLLIPGKSEVLPRDVSLQVELSPSVKLNIPIISAGMDTVTQSEMAIAIARQGGLGIIHKNMTIEQQAEQVEKVKRSESGVITDPFFLTPEHQVFDAEHLMGKYRISGVPIVNNLEEQKLVGIITNRDLRFIQDQDYSFKISDVMTKENLVTAPVGTTLKEAEEILQKYKIEKLPLVNDEGVLKGLITIKDIEKVIEFPHSAKDSQGRLLAGAAVGVTKDTMKRAEALVAANVDVLVVDTAHGHSKGVLDTVKELKTAFPQVTIVAGNVATAEATKDLFEAGADVVKVGIGPGSICTTRVVAGVGVPQITAVYDCATEARKHGKTIIADGGIKYSGDIVKALAAGGHAVMLGSLLAGVTESPGETEIFQGRRFKVYRGMGSVAAMEKGSKDRYFQEDNKKFVPEGIEGRIPYKGPLAETIYQLIGGIRSGMGYCGTKDLEALRTQAQFIKMTGAGLKESHPHDVQITKEAPNYSL, translated from the coding sequence GTGTGGGAAAGTAAATTTTCTAAAGAGGGTTTAACGTTTGATGATGTTTTATTGATTCCTGGTAAATCCGAGGTACTGCCAAGAGATGTAAGTCTTCAGGTGGAATTATCGCCAAGTGTAAAGCTTAATATTCCAATTATTAGTGCCGGGATGGACACCGTGACCCAATCAGAAATGGCAATTGCCATTGCCCGCCAAGGCGGTTTAGGGATTATCCATAAAAATATGACCATTGAGCAGCAGGCTGAACAGGTTGAAAAGGTTAAAAGGTCTGAAAGCGGGGTTATTACCGACCCATTCTTTTTAACTCCAGAGCACCAAGTATTTGATGCGGAACATTTAATGGGAAAATATCGCATTTCCGGTGTGCCGATTGTTAATAATTTGGAGGAACAGAAGCTTGTCGGAATCATCACGAACAGAGATCTTCGCTTCATCCAAGATCAAGATTATTCATTTAAAATTTCTGATGTCATGACAAAGGAAAACCTGGTAACGGCACCAGTTGGTACGACATTAAAAGAGGCGGAAGAAATCCTTCAGAAATATAAAATTGAAAAATTGCCGCTTGTTAATGATGAAGGTGTGTTGAAAGGATTAATTACGATTAAGGATATTGAAAAAGTAATTGAATTTCCTCACTCTGCAAAAGACAGCCAAGGCCGCTTATTAGCAGGGGCTGCCGTTGGAGTAACAAAAGATACGATGAAACGCGCTGAGGCGCTTGTAGCGGCTAATGTGGATGTCCTTGTTGTTGATACTGCTCACGGACATTCAAAAGGTGTTCTTGATACAGTCAAGGAACTTAAAACAGCATTTCCTCAGGTAACAATTGTTGCCGGCAATGTGGCAACCGCTGAAGCAACCAAAGACCTGTTTGAAGCAGGGGCTGATGTCGTGAAGGTAGGAATTGGACCTGGTTCTATTTGCACAACACGGGTTGTTGCCGGCGTTGGTGTACCGCAAATTACAGCCGTCTATGACTGCGCAACAGAAGCACGGAAGCATGGAAAAACGATTATTGCTGACGGCGGCATCAAATACTCAGGGGATATCGTTAAGGCGCTGGCAGCAGGCGGACATGCCGTTATGCTGGGCAGCTTGTTAGCCGGGGTTACTGAGAGCCCTGGAGAGACGGAAATATTCCAAGGACGCCGCTTTAAGGTATATCGCGGCATGGGGTCAGTTGCCGCAATGGAAAAAGGTTCAAAAGATCGATATTTCCAAGAGGATAATAAAAAGTTTGTACCGGAAGGAATTGAAGGCCGCATCCCTTATAAAGGGCCATTAGCAGAGACCATCTATCAATTAATTGGCGGCATACGTTCAGGAATGGGTTATTGCGGTACAAAGGATCTTGAGGCATTACGGACCCAGGCACAATTTATTAAAATGACAGGTGCTGGCCTTAAAGAAAGTCACCCGCACGATGTTCAAATTACAAAAGAGGCACCTAATTATTCACTTTGA
- a CDS encoding serine hydrolase, producing MFISLFAGASTAKAEAALNVNADGAILVDGETGKVLYEKNADSVLGIASMTKMMTEYLLLEAVKKGKVKWDREYTPSDLVYKISQNRDLSNVPLRADGKYTVRELYEAMAIYSANAATIAIAEVIGGSETNFVKMMNDKGTKLGLKDYKFVNSTGLNNRDYKGEHPQGTGAEEENVMSSRAVATLALHLINDFPDVLKTASTPKKTFREGTEDRIEMINWNWMLPELDFGYQGMDGLKTGTTDFAGYCFTGTASRDGKRFITVVQNAKDSSGKGGYKARFDETRKMLDYAFSNYSKEELVPKHYQVKGHKTIPVIKGKEDQVKIYTKSAVEMVVHNGEKENYKPVLVLDKKKINKNGELTAPIKKGEKVGTLTIEPKNGEKVSFITGNGQAQVDVIAAQDVEKANWFVLMMRGIGHFFGDVWHGIASAVKGWF from the coding sequence ATGTTTATCAGCCTATTTGCCGGAGCAAGTACAGCAAAGGCAGAAGCGGCATTAAATGTGAATGCAGATGGGGCCATATTGGTTGACGGAGAAACAGGTAAGGTTTTATATGAAAAGAATGCAGACAGTGTACTAGGAATTGCTAGTATGACAAAAATGATGACAGAATATCTTTTATTAGAGGCAGTTAAAAAGGGTAAAGTGAAATGGGACCGAGAATATACACCTAGTGACCTCGTCTATAAAATTTCCCAAAATCGTGATCTTTCAAACGTCCCGTTACGGGCTGACGGTAAATATACAGTACGTGAATTATATGAAGCAATGGCGATTTACTCTGCAAATGCTGCGACCATTGCCATTGCTGAGGTAATTGGCGGTTCAGAAACAAATTTTGTAAAAATGATGAATGATAAAGGAACTAAGTTAGGGTTGAAGGATTATAAATTCGTCAACTCAACAGGGTTAAATAATCGTGATTACAAAGGGGAGCACCCGCAAGGAACTGGCGCTGAAGAAGAAAATGTCATGTCCTCCCGGGCTGTTGCTACACTTGCGTTACATCTGATTAATGATTTCCCAGATGTATTGAAAACAGCGAGCACCCCGAAGAAAACATTCCGTGAAGGCACAGAAGATAGAATTGAAATGATCAACTGGAACTGGATGCTGCCGGAGTTAGATTTTGGCTATCAAGGCATGGACGGGCTTAAAACCGGGACAACAGATTTTGCCGGCTATTGTTTTACAGGTACGGCTTCCCGTGATGGAAAAAGATTTATTACAGTAGTTCAAAATGCGAAGGACTCCAGCGGAAAAGGCGGGTATAAAGCACGCTTTGATGAAACGAGAAAGATGTTGGATTATGCCTTCAGTAACTACTCAAAAGAAGAGCTTGTTCCAAAACACTACCAAGTGAAGGGGCATAAAACAATCCCAGTCATCAAAGGAAAAGAGGATCAAGTAAAGATTTATACGAAATCTGCCGTTGAAATGGTCGTTCACAATGGCGAAAAAGAAAATTATAAACCAGTCTTAGTACTGGATAAAAAGAAAATCAACAAAAATGGCGAGTTAACGGCACCAATTAAAAAAGGTGAAAAGGTCGGCACTTTAACCATTGAACCGAAAAACGGTGAAAAGGTCAGCTTCATTACAGGGAATGGACAAGCACAGGTGGATGTCATTGCTGCACAAGATGTAGAGAAGGCAAACTGGTTTGTTCTGATGATGCGTGGAATCGGTCATTTCTTTGGTGATGTCTGGCACGGAATTGCCTCAGCTGTTAAGGGATGGTTTTAA
- the serS gene encoding serine--tRNA ligase yields MLDIKVLRANFAEVKEKLQHRGEDLTDLGRFEELDQKRRELIVETEKLKSKKNEVSQQVAALKREKQDADHLIKEMREVGDQIKVLDDELRAVEEVLDNLLLSIPNIPHESVPIGETEDENVEIRKWGQVREFGFEAKPHWDLADQLGILDFERAGKVTGSRFVFYKGLGARLERALMSFMLDLHVDEHGYTEILPPYMVNRTSMTGTGQLPKFEEDAFLIDSEDYFLIPTAEVPVTNYHRDEILSGEELPIKFAAYSACFRSEAGSAGRDTRGLIRQHQFNKVELVKFVKPEDSYEELEKLTHDAERVLQLLELPYRVLSMCTGDLGFTAAKKYDIEVWIPSYETYREISSCSNFEAFQARRANIRFRRDNKAKPEHVHTLNGSGLAIGRTVAAILENYQQEDGSVVIPTVLRPYMGGREVITL; encoded by the coding sequence ATGCTGGATATTAAAGTATTAAGGGCTAATTTTGCCGAAGTAAAAGAAAAGCTGCAACATCGCGGTGAGGATTTAACAGATTTAGGCCGGTTTGAGGAGCTTGATCAAAAAAGACGCGAGTTAATTGTTGAAACTGAAAAATTAAAAAGCAAAAAGAATGAGGTTTCCCAGCAGGTTGCCGCATTAAAACGTGAGAAGCAGGATGCCGATCATTTAATTAAAGAAATGCGTGAGGTAGGCGATCAAATTAAAGTGCTTGATGACGAGCTCCGCGCGGTAGAAGAAGTTCTAGACAATTTACTGCTTAGCATTCCCAATATCCCGCATGAAAGTGTTCCGATCGGGGAAACAGAGGATGAAAATGTTGAGATTCGAAAATGGGGCCAAGTACGTGAGTTTGGATTTGAAGCGAAGCCGCACTGGGACCTTGCTGACCAATTAGGGATCCTTGACTTTGAACGGGCAGGTAAGGTTACCGGCAGCCGATTTGTCTTTTATAAAGGGCTGGGGGCCCGTTTAGAGCGTGCGTTAATGAGTTTCATGCTTGACCTTCATGTCGATGAACATGGCTATACGGAAATCCTGCCGCCATATATGGTCAACCGCACTAGCATGACCGGCACAGGCCAATTGCCAAAGTTTGAAGAGGATGCCTTTTTAATCGATAGCGAAGATTATTTCCTCATCCCTACTGCTGAGGTGCCTGTTACCAACTATCACCGTGATGAAATATTAAGCGGCGAGGAACTGCCAATCAAGTTTGCTGCCTACAGCGCGTGCTTCCGTTCTGAGGCGGGCTCAGCAGGTCGTGATACAAGGGGACTGATCCGTCAGCACCAATTCAATAAGGTTGAGCTTGTTAAGTTTGTGAAGCCGGAAGATTCATATGAGGAGCTTGAGAAACTGACACATGATGCCGAGCGGGTATTGCAATTGCTTGAGCTGCCATACCGCGTTTTAAGCATGTGCACCGGTGACCTTGGCTTTACGGCAGCGAAAAAGTACGATATTGAGGTGTGGATCCCAAGCTACGAAACCTACCGTGAGATTTCTTCTTGCAGTAATTTCGAGGCATTCCAAGCACGCCGTGCCAATATCCGCTTCCGCCGCGACAATAAAGCGAAGCCAGAGCATGTGCATACATTAAACGGATCTGGCCTTGCGATTGGCCGCACGGTCGCCGCCATTTTAGAAAACTACCAGCAGGAGGACGGCAGTGTCGTCATTCCAACTGTACTACGTCCTTATATGGGCGGCCGTGAGGTCATAACACTGTAA
- a CDS encoding deoxynucleoside kinase, producing MFVSIVIGGMIGLGKTSVADTLSAHFKNKGIESKVFYEAVDDNPILPLYYELTPEELDARRIPFLLQLFFLNKRFKTVKDCINWREPIYTIQDRSIYEDWYFAYVNKNLGRISQLEFKIYEDLVDNMLEELNELPKKAPDLMVYLKGSFDTVIDRIMARGRSFEINPELKEYYFEVWKGYDEWVMDQYNASEVLVIDMDTTDVVKSKEDSLRVCRDVEDKLNEILNRTKTPSF from the coding sequence ATGTTCGTGAGTATCGTTATTGGTGGTATGATTGGACTCGGAAAAACAAGTGTAGCCGACACATTGAGTGCACACTTTAAAAATAAAGGGATTGAAAGTAAGGTATTTTATGAGGCGGTCGATGATAATCCCATTCTTCCGCTCTATTATGAGTTGACACCGGAGGAGTTAGATGCACGGAGAATTCCTTTCCTGCTGCAGTTATTTTTCCTAAATAAACGCTTCAAGACAGTGAAAGATTGTATCAATTGGCGTGAACCGATTTACACGATTCAAGACCGCTCGATTTATGAGGATTGGTATTTTGCTTATGTGAATAAAAACTTAGGCAGAATCTCTCAACTGGAGTTCAAAATTTATGAAGATCTCGTTGATAACATGTTGGAAGAACTGAATGAGCTGCCAAAAAAGGCTCCTGATTTAATGGTGTATTTAAAAGGTTCGTTTGATACCGTTATTGACCGGATTATGGCCCGCGGCCGAAGCTTTGAAATTAACCCGGAATTAAAGGAGTACTACTTCGAAGTGTGGAAGGGTTACGATGAATGGGTCATGGATCAATATAATGCGAGTGAAGTACTCGTGATTGATATGGATACGACTGATGTGGTAAAAAGCAAAGAGGATTCCTTGAGAGTCTGCCGTGATGTAGAAGATAAATTAAATGAAATACTGAACAGAACCAAGACACCTAGTTTTTAA
- a CDS encoding deoxynucleoside kinase yields the protein MGDTPFITVEGPIGVGKTSLAKAISEQFQFALLKEIVDENPFLGKFYDNIEEWSFQTEMFFLCNRFKQLGDINTHYLSQNKSVVADYHIFKNLIFATRTLNEDEYKKYYKIYQILTEDMPKPNVIIYLNASLDTLLKRIKIRGREVEKNISPLYLEQLSMDYENTMAAFEKEHPEIPVLRFSGDELDFVKSEQDLNHIFEKLAARLKQTAGPTYRTGGCS from the coding sequence ATGGGGGATACACCCTTTATTACCGTTGAAGGGCCGATTGGTGTGGGAAAAACATCGCTCGCAAAAGCCATTTCAGAACAGTTTCAGTTTGCTTTATTAAAAGAGATTGTTGACGAAAATCCATTCTTAGGAAAATTTTATGACAACATTGAGGAATGGAGTTTTCAAACGGAGATGTTTTTTCTCTGCAATCGCTTTAAACAATTAGGGGATATCAATACCCATTACTTAAGCCAGAACAAGTCAGTTGTCGCAGACTATCATATTTTTAAAAACTTGATATTTGCTACTCGGACCCTAAATGAGGATGAATACAAAAAATATTATAAAATTTATCAAATCCTGACTGAAGATATGCCAAAGCCCAATGTCATTATTTATTTGAATGCAAGTTTAGATACACTATTAAAGAGAATTAAAATTAGAGGGCGCGAAGTCGAGAAAAACATCAGCCCGTTATATTTAGAGCAGCTTTCAATGGACTATGAAAATACAATGGCGGCTTTTGAAAAAGAACATCCAGAAATCCCTGTTCTCCGCTTTAGCGGTGATGAGCTGGATTTTGTAAAAAGTGAACAGGATTTAAATCATATCTTTGAGAAATTAGCAGCGAGATTGAAACAAACAGCTGGACCAACATATAGAACAGGGGGATGTTCGTGA
- a CDS encoding LysM peptidoglycan-binding domain-containing protein: MQIHVIKSNETLTTIARSYHTTVQDIIEANELPNPNNLVIGQSIVIPIIGHFYFVQPGDSLFSIARKVGVPYQELANINRINVNQPLNVGLRLYIPQGKKRSAEFNAYVEPRGTTVAPVLESSAREAAPYLTYLAPFSFQALRDGGLKEPLLNNFPAIAKANRNVLMMVINNQENDQFSDELGRILLNDTAIQNKFINNIVVTAKKYGFRDIHFDFEFLRPADREAYNNFLRKAKQRFKSEGWLMSTALAPKTSATQKGKWYEGHDYKAHGEISDFVVIMTYEWGYSGGPAMAVSPIDPVRKVLEYAITEMPSNKILMGQNLYGYDWTLPFVQGTVAKAVSPQQAIQLAAKHNVPIQYDTKAQAPFFKYSDAGKQHEVWFEDARSIQAKFDLIKELNIRGMSYWKLGLAFPQNWLLIVDNFNVTKRGT; the protein is encoded by the coding sequence ATGCAAATCCATGTCATAAAGAGCAATGAAACATTAACGACGATTGCTAGATCCTATCATACAACCGTTCAAGATATTATTGAGGCAAATGAATTACCAAATCCAAATAATCTGGTTATCGGACAATCAATTGTCATTCCGATTATTGGTCATTTTTATTTCGTACAGCCGGGAGATTCTCTATTTTCCATTGCCAGGAAAGTGGGCGTCCCCTATCAGGAGCTTGCAAATATCAATCGCATCAACGTGAATCAGCCGCTGAATGTCGGGCTTCGTCTCTATATACCTCAGGGAAAAAAAAGGAGTGCCGAGTTTAATGCATACGTTGAACCGCGCGGCACTACGGTCGCCCCAGTATTAGAAAGCAGCGCCCGTGAGGCCGCACCATATCTGACCTACTTGGCTCCGTTCAGTTTTCAGGCACTGCGTGATGGCGGTTTGAAAGAGCCCTTATTGAATAATTTCCCTGCGATTGCTAAGGCCAACCGCAACGTCTTAATGATGGTGATTAACAACCAGGAGAATGATCAATTTAGCGATGAACTCGGCCGCATTCTCTTAAATGATACGGCCATCCAAAATAAATTTATCAATAATATTGTTGTAACAGCAAAAAAATATGGATTCCGCGATATTCATTTTGACTTTGAGTTTTTACGCCCTGCCGACCGCGAGGCCTACAATAATTTTTTACGAAAGGCGAAACAGCGCTTTAAGAGTGAAGGCTGGCTGATGTCGACTGCGCTTGCCCCCAAAACAAGTGCAACGCAAAAAGGAAAATGGTATGAAGGCCATGATTATAAAGCTCACGGCGAAATCTCGGACTTTGTCGTGATCATGACGTATGAATGGGGCTATAGCGGCGGCCCTGCGATGGCAGTTTCTCCTATTGATCCAGTCAGAAAGGTATTGGAATACGCTATTACCGAAATGCCATCGAACAAAATTCTCATGGGTCAAAATCTTTATGGCTATGATTGGACACTTCCATTCGTTCAAGGGACCGTAGCCAAGGCCGTAAGCCCCCAGCAAGCCATCCAGCTGGCAGCAAAACACAATGTCCCTATTCAATATGATACGAAAGCACAGGCACCCTTTTTCAAATATAGCGATGCTGGTAAACAACACGAGGTTTGGTTTGAGGATGCCCGCTCTATTCAGGCCAAGTTTGACTTAATTAAAGAGCTGAATATCAGGGGGATGAGCTATTGGAAGCTTGGGTTGGCCTTCCCGCAAAACTGGCTGCTCATCGTCGATAATTTCAATGTGACAAAAAGGGGAACATAA
- a CDS encoding isochorismatase family cysteine hydrolase, whose protein sequence is MNDTRPALLIIDMINNFDFSHGPILAKKARQIAAPIKFLKNQFNKQKLPVIFVNDHYNLWLADFHKIIDFCRNEDSLPVFEQLLPEANDYFLIKPKHSAFYGTALNTLLHQLKVNTLLLTGIAGNICVLFSANDAYMREYQLMVPKDCIASVADEDNLYALMMMENVLKANIQPSNHEIYQLPIMYPSPPS, encoded by the coding sequence ATGAATGATACCCGCCCTGCGCTCTTAATTATTGACATGATTAACAACTTTGATTTTTCTCATGGCCCCATTCTTGCCAAAAAGGCCCGGCAAATTGCGGCGCCGATCAAATTTTTAAAAAATCAATTTAATAAGCAAAAGCTGCCAGTCATTTTCGTCAATGACCATTATAATTTATGGCTGGCTGATTTTCATAAAATTATTGACTTTTGCCGCAATGAAGACAGCCTGCCTGTCTTTGAACAATTACTGCCGGAAGCCAATGATTACTTTTTAATCAAGCCAAAGCATTCTGCCTTTTATGGCACAGCCTTAAACACCCTGCTTCATCAGCTAAAAGTTAATACGCTCCTACTCACAGGAATTGCCGGTAATATTTGTGTATTATTTTCGGCAAATGATGCCTATATGCGAGAATATCAGCTGATGGTTCCCAAAGATTGCATTGCATCAGTAGCAGATGAGGATAATTTGTATGCCCTCATGATGATGGAAAACGTGCTTAAGGCGAACATTCAACCAAGTAATCACGAAATTTATCAATTACCTATCATGTATCCCTCCCCGCCCTCATAA
- the tadA gene encoding tRNA adenosine(34) deaminase TadA: MEVDYNQDEYFMREAIEEAKKAEELNEVPIGAVLVIDGEIISRAHNLRESDQNAIAHAELLAIDQACREIGSWRLEESTLYVTLEPCPMCSGAIILSRVKRVVYGAVDPKGGCAGTLMNLLQDSRFNHQCEVTKGVLESQCGQMLSDFFRKIRDRKKMEKQKRNQTPSDNLQ, translated from the coding sequence ATGGAAGTTGATTATAACCAAGACGAATATTTTATGAGAGAAGCAATAGAGGAAGCGAAAAAGGCAGAGGAATTAAATGAGGTGCCAATCGGTGCAGTATTGGTGATCGACGGTGAAATTATTTCCCGGGCCCATAATTTACGGGAAAGCGACCAAAACGCGATCGCGCATGCTGAACTGCTGGCCATCGATCAAGCGTGCAGGGAGATTGGGTCATGGCGGCTCGAGGAATCCACTTTATATGTTACACTAGAGCCATGCCCAATGTGTTCCGGAGCGATTATTTTATCAAGGGTTAAAAGAGTCGTCTACGGTGCTGTTGATCCAAAAGGAGGCTGTGCCGGCACCCTCATGAATCTCTTGCAGGATTCACGCTTCAATCACCAATGCGAGGTAACAAAGGGTGTATTAGAATCACAGTGCGGTCAAATGCTCTCAGATTTTTTTCGGAAAATAAGGGATAGAAAAAAAATGGAGAAGCAAAAAAGAAACCAAACTCCATCAGACAACTTACAATAA
- the dnaX gene encoding DNA polymerase III subunit gamma/tau, translating to MAYQALYRVWRPQEFIDVVGQEHVTKTLQNALLQQKISHAYLFSGPRGTGKTSAAKILAKAINCERAPVSEPCNECAACRGITNGTIPDVLEFDAASNSRVEEMRDVLDKVKFAPTAVDYKVYIIDEVHMLSISAFNALLKTLEEPPKHVIFILATTEPHKIPLTIISRCQRFDFRRITAGSIVKRMKLIVDETGVDCEDRALQMIARAAEGGMRDALSLLDQAISYSEDHVTVEDALTVTGSVSQGFLNKLAQAFQEGEVANGLEALDELLYHGKDPARFIEDLILFYRDMLLYKTAPNLEESLERVMLDDEFREMAEAISTEQIYQLIDLLNKTQQEMRWTNHPRVFLEVAIVKLCQLEVKQVTPSEPAHIEQLLTRIEQLESELQHLKENGVAPAAVQEAASQPQKPAQRSSKKAFQPAVGKINEVLKQATKSDLNLIKSNWAEMRDGLLKSQAALLNDAEPIAASADAFIIKFKHEMICQMAMSRSDFLDAVIAALYKLAGKRFSILGVPEDQWLPIRESFLNSQHGEEGEFSGPTKEEEPHITEAKKLFGDEFVEIVD from the coding sequence TTGGCTTATCAAGCTTTATATCGTGTTTGGCGGCCTCAAGAATTTATTGATGTAGTAGGACAAGAACATGTGACCAAGACATTGCAAAACGCCCTGCTTCAACAAAAAATCTCCCATGCCTATCTTTTTTCCGGGCCAAGAGGGACAGGTAAAACGAGTGCGGCAAAAATATTAGCCAAGGCAATCAACTGTGAGCGTGCACCGGTTTCTGAACCCTGTAATGAATGTGCGGCATGCCGGGGAATTACCAACGGTACAATACCAGATGTGTTAGAATTTGATGCTGCTTCTAACTCTCGAGTGGAAGAAATGCGGGATGTTCTCGACAAGGTCAAATTTGCTCCAACTGCCGTAGACTACAAGGTCTACATCATCGATGAAGTGCATATGCTATCCATTAGTGCCTTTAATGCTTTATTAAAAACGTTGGAAGAACCGCCGAAACATGTTATTTTTATTCTGGCCACAACAGAACCTCACAAAATCCCATTAACGATTATTTCAAGATGTCAGCGTTTCGACTTTAGACGGATTACCGCAGGATCCATTGTCAAGCGGATGAAATTAATTGTAGATGAAACGGGTGTCGACTGTGAGGATCGTGCCTTGCAAATGATTGCACGTGCAGCGGAAGGCGGTATGCGGGACGCGTTAAGTTTATTAGATCAGGCGATTTCTTACAGCGAGGATCATGTCACTGTAGAAGATGCATTAACCGTCACAGGTTCTGTATCGCAAGGGTTCCTGAACAAATTAGCACAAGCCTTTCAAGAGGGTGAAGTGGCAAATGGTTTAGAAGCATTGGATGAGCTTTTATATCATGGAAAAGATCCAGCGAGATTCATTGAGGATTTGATTTTATTTTACCGTGATATGCTGCTTTATAAAACGGCCCCAAATCTCGAAGAATCACTAGAACGAGTCATGCTTGATGATGAGTTTCGTGAGATGGCGGAGGCTATTTCGACAGAACAAATCTACCAGCTTATTGACCTGTTAAATAAGACACAGCAAGAAATGCGCTGGACAAACCATCCAAGAGTTTTCCTTGAAGTGGCCATTGTTAAGCTTTGCCAATTAGAAGTAAAACAAGTAACTCCGTCAGAGCCGGCCCATATAGAGCAACTACTAACAAGAATTGAACAGCTGGAGTCGGAGCTGCAGCACTTAAAGGAAAACGGAGTGGCACCAGCAGCAGTACAAGAAGCGGCATCACAGCCGCAAAAGCCGGCCCAAAGATCGTCGAAAAAGGCATTCCAGCCGGCAGTTGGAAAAATAAATGAAGTGCTAAAGCAGGCAACAAAGAGCGATTTAAATCTTATTAAATCAAATTGGGCTGAAATGAGGGATGGGCTTTTGAAGTCGCAGGCCGCCCTGTTAAATGATGCCGAACCGATTGCCGCTTCAGCCGATGCTTTTATCATTAAATTCAAACACGAAATGATTTGCCAAATGGCAATGAGCCGCAGCGATTTTCTCGATGCAGTCATTGCTGCTTTATATAAATTAGCCGGCAAACGATTTTCCATTTTAGGTGTCCCTGAGGATCAATGGCTGCCTATTCGCGAAAGTTTCCTAAACAGCCAGCACGGCGAAGAAGGAGAATTTAGCGGGCCGACTAAGGAAGAAGAACCACATATAACTGAAGCTAAGAAATTATTTGGCGATGAATTTGTGGAAATAGTTGACTAA
- a CDS encoding YbaB/EbfC family nucleoid-associated protein: MRGGGNMQNMMKQMQKMQKKMAEAQEQLGEEKIEGTAGGGMVKVIVTGHKEVVDVQIKPEAVDPDDIEMLQDLVLAATNDALKKAEELTNNTMGQFTKGMNLPF, translated from the coding sequence ATGCGTGGCGGTGGAAATATGCAAAATATGATGAAGCAAATGCAAAAAATGCAAAAGAAAATGGCAGAAGCACAGGAACAATTAGGTGAAGAGAAAATTGAAGGAACGGCTGGCGGCGGCATGGTAAAAGTAATTGTAACCGGTCATAAAGAAGTGGTAGATGTACAAATTAAACCTGAAGCAGTGGATCCTGATGATATTGAAATGCTGCAGGACCTTGTCCTTGCTGCAACAAACGATGCCCTTAAAAAAGCAGAAGAGTTAACCAACAATACAATGGGGCAGTTTACAAAAGGAATGAACCTGCCGTTTTAA
- the recR gene encoding recombination mediator RecR, which yields MHYPEPISKLIDSFMKLPGIGPKTASRLAFYVLSMKEDTVLDFAKALVNAKRNLTYCSVCGHITDQDPCYICEDQSRDKAIICVVQDPKDVIAMEKMKEFHGLYHVLHGAISPMDGIGPEDINIPDLLKRLQDETVQEVILATNPNIEGEATAMYISRLLRPSGIKTTRIAHGLPVGGDLEYADEVTLSKALEGRREL from the coding sequence ATGCATTATCCTGAACCAATTTCTAAGCTGATTGACAGTTTTATGAAGCTGCCGGGTATTGGTCCGAAGACAGCTTCACGTCTGGCTTTTTATGTCTTAAGTATGAAAGAAGATACGGTGCTTGATTTTGCAAAAGCACTTGTCAATGCAAAACGGAATCTTACCTACTGTTCTGTCTGCGGCCATATCACTGATCAAGACCCATGCTATATATGCGAAGATCAGAGCCGGGATAAGGCGATCATTTGTGTCGTTCAAGATCCAAAGGATGTCATTGCGATGGAAAAGATGAAAGAATTCCATGGATTGTACCATGTCCTGCATGGGGCAATTTCTCCGATGGATGGGATTGGCCCTGAAGATATAAATATTCCTGATTTGCTTAAGCGGCTCCAGGATGAAACCGTCCAGGAAGTGATCCTCGCAACCAACCCTAATATAGAGGGTGAAGCAACAGCCATGTATATCTCCCGTTTGTTAAGACCTTCAGGAATTAAGACAACGAGAATTGCTCATGGATTGCCGGTTGGCGGAGATCTTGAGTATGCTGACGAGGTAACCTTATCCAAAGCCCTAGAAGGACGACGAGAATTATAG
- a CDS encoding YaaL family protein, which translates to MFFRRKGRLRKEYDEKLLTQLNRYRDHWQQEKLLLEKSFDPSNEVVCQTKVAEAKYIFLLREAKQRNVTLIR; encoded by the coding sequence ATGTTTTTTCGGCGAAAAGGACGGCTTCGAAAAGAATATGATGAAAAGCTGTTAACACAGCTCAACCGATATAGAGATCATTGGCAGCAAGAAAAACTGCTTTTGGAAAAAAGCTTCGATCCTTCCAATGAAGTCGTTTGTCAAACAAAAGTAGCGGAAGCCAAATATATTTTTCTATTAAGAGAAGCAAAGCAGCGCAATGTCACTTTAATAAGATAA